Proteins encoded by one window of Methylovirgula ligni:
- a CDS encoding uroporphyrinogen-III synthase, giving the protein MLVLVTRPAEQALETMVKLASRGHEAVLSPVADIAPAGAHWPAATIDVLVATSARAFEALQTAPEFPTPETKHLLPLFLVGQRTLEAARTAGFTGAARVATDVKELAPKLIAHLRSTSTALYLAGRERKPDLENICASAGFKLMLLETYGAVAAASLSEEALVALDAGAVDSVLHYSQRSAAIFLELLEAAGFDPAELRHLAISEDAAAPLRELGLLHIEIAAHPDEDSLLALLTI; this is encoded by the coding sequence ATGCTGGTTCTTGTTACCCGCCCCGCCGAGCAGGCCCTGGAGACGATGGTGAAGCTCGCCTCGCGCGGACACGAGGCCGTTCTCTCGCCGGTCGCCGACATTGCGCCGGCGGGCGCACATTGGCCGGCGGCTACGATCGATGTGCTGGTCGCGACAAGCGCCCGCGCTTTCGAGGCTCTGCAAACGGCGCCGGAGTTTCCGACGCCGGAGACGAAACACTTGCTGCCGCTGTTTCTCGTCGGGCAGAGAACGCTGGAGGCCGCGCGCACTGCTGGCTTCACTGGGGCGGCGCGCGTTGCCACCGATGTGAAGGAACTGGCGCCGAAGCTCATCGCGCATCTGCGCTCCACCAGCACGGCCCTTTATCTCGCCGGGCGCGAACGCAAGCCCGATCTCGAAAACATCTGCGCTTCGGCCGGGTTCAAGCTCATGCTTCTCGAAACCTATGGCGCCGTGGCGGCGGCATCGCTGAGCGAGGAGGCGCTTGTGGCGCTTGATGCGGGTGCCGTGGACTCGGTTCTGCACTATTCGCAGCGGAGCGCGGCGATCTTTCTGGAGTTGCTGGAAGCTGCAGGCTTCGATCCGGCGGAGCTGCGCCATCTTGCGATTTCCGAGGACGCTGCGGCGCCGTTGCGCGAACTGGGCTTGCTTCATATTGAGATCGCGGCGCATCCGGATGAAGATTCGCTGCTGGCGTTGCTCACGATCTGA
- a CDS encoding ABC transporter substrate-binding protein, translating into MSDISVPRARASRHARRKIAASCLVFLVSCCGQARAEENLRIAVQKTGTFSWELGVIEEHGLDKKAGIHLDVTELATTEAGKVAIMGGSADIILSDWLWVSRERSLGGKLKFYPYSSTLGAVMVPPASPIAKLADLKGKKLGVAGGPLDKSWLLLQAYAKNSDIDLDSDAQILYGAPPLLEEQSLQGKDDATLNFWNFCAALETKGFKRLIGIDDVEKALGASGRVAMVGYVFDESYAAHHADLLRRFFAMTSEAQDILAHSTSDWQKIGEKIGVTDPAALEIYRKRYLEGAAHRPIADEEADARKLYLVLSQIGGAKLVGPAAELDAGTFYKDAPGD; encoded by the coding sequence ATGAGCGACATTTCTGTTCCGCGAGCGAGGGCGTCCCGACATGCGCGCCGCAAGATTGCCGCGTCCTGCCTCGTCTTCCTCGTATCCTGCTGCGGTCAGGCCCGCGCCGAGGAAAATTTGCGCATCGCTGTGCAAAAGACCGGTACTTTTTCCTGGGAACTTGGCGTCATCGAGGAGCACGGACTCGACAAGAAGGCGGGCATTCATCTCGATGTCACGGAACTTGCCACGACCGAGGCCGGTAAAGTCGCGATCATGGGCGGTTCGGCCGATATCATTCTCTCGGATTGGCTCTGGGTTTCTCGTGAACGCAGCCTTGGGGGCAAGCTCAAGTTCTATCCTTATTCAAGCACACTCGGCGCCGTGATGGTGCCGCCCGCCTCGCCCATCGCCAAGCTCGCCGATCTCAAAGGCAAGAAGCTCGGCGTCGCCGGTGGTCCGCTCGACAAGAGCTGGCTGCTGCTTCAGGCCTATGCCAAGAATTCCGACATCGATCTCGATTCCGACGCGCAGATTCTTTACGGCGCGCCGCCGCTGCTCGAAGAACAGAGCTTGCAGGGCAAGGACGATGCGACGCTCAATTTCTGGAACTTCTGCGCGGCGCTGGAGACGAAAGGCTTCAAGCGGCTGATCGGCATTGATGACGTCGAGAAGGCGCTTGGCGCGTCGGGCCGTGTCGCGATGGTCGGCTATGTCTTCGATGAGAGCTATGCCGCACACCATGCTGACCTCCTGCGGCGCTTCTTCGCGATGACTTCGGAGGCGCAGGACATCCTCGCCCATTCGACATCCGATTGGCAGAAGATCGGCGAGAAGATCGGCGTCACCGATCCGGCGGCGCTCGAAATCTATCGCAAGCGCTATCTCGAAGGCGCCGCGCATCGCCCCATCGCTGATGAAGAGGCGGATGCCCGCAAGCTCTATCTGGTGCTCTCTCAGATCGGCGGCGCCAAACTCGTCGGTCCCGCCGCGGAGCTCGATGCCGGTACTTTCTACAAAGACGCACCGGGCGATTGA
- a CDS encoding c-type cytochrome — MKYTGIVFAAAGLLTMAALAPAYAAGDAAAGEQIFEHTCHLCHQIGPGAKNFVGPELNGLNGRKAGTVADYAYSDAMKNSGITWGEDAFKKYITNPQADIPGIKMFFAGLEKTSQRDNIWAYISQFKADGSK, encoded by the coding sequence ATGAAGTATACTGGTATCGTCTTTGCCGCGGCTGGTTTGTTGACGATGGCGGCGCTGGCCCCGGCCTATGCCGCGGGCGACGCGGCGGCCGGCGAGCAGATTTTCGAGCACACGTGCCACCTGTGTCATCAGATTGGCCCCGGCGCGAAAAACTTCGTCGGTCCGGAGTTGAACGGCCTCAACGGCCGCAAGGCAGGCACGGTGGCCGATTATGCCTATTCCGACGCGATGAAGAATTCCGGCATCACCTGGGGCGAGGACGCGTTCAAGAAATACATCACCAATCCGCAGGCCGACATTCCGGGCATCAAGATGTTCTTCGCCGGCCTCGAAAAGACGAGCCAGCGGGACAACATCTGGGCCTATATTTCGCAGTTCAAGGCGGACGGCTCGAAATAA
- a CDS encoding M3 family metallopeptidase: protein MTHDTQNALLEDWTGPFDAPPFARVEAADFPPAFDAGFAAHRAEIAAIAANPAPPTFENTVGAFERSGKLLGRLSAIFFNLAGADTSEAIETIEREVAPRFAAHDAEIHLNDALFARFDTLWRARETLGLGAEELRALERHHITFRRAGAGQPPQVKARLAAIGERLAALGTQFSQNVLADENAFALILDEADLAGLPDWQRAAAAAAATERGHEGKFAITLARSSVEPFLQTAQRRDLREKIFRAWLARGENAGASDNRAIAAEMVKLRQEKARLLGYGSFAEFRLADQMAKSPAAAQNLLDEVWTRGRARALREQSVLQELVAVEGGNFTLQPWDWRYYAEKRRKAEFDLDEAAFKPYLPLEQMIEAAFYTAGQLFGLTFEEREDIALYHPDARAWAVRDREGRAIGLFIGDYFARASKHGGAWMGAYRDQERLDGEILPIIVNVLNFVKPAPGEACLLSFDDARTLFHEFGHALHGLLSDVTFPSLAGTNVASDFVEFPSQLYEHWFEQREILRRFARHHQTGVPMPEDLIDKVIAARQFNQGFQTVEYTASALVDLALHSTPASDDLDIVAFERDTLARLGMPEAVAMRHRLPHFTHVFAGDGYSSGYYSYLWSEVLDADGFAAFTEAGDIFAPEVAARLKQHVYAAGNRADPEAAYAAFRGRAASPEPLLKKRGLAEV, encoded by the coding sequence ATGACGCACGATACCCAAAACGCGCTGCTGGAAGACTGGACCGGGCCATTCGACGCGCCGCCTTTCGCGCGGGTCGAGGCCGCCGATTTTCCGCCGGCTTTTGACGCGGGCTTCGCCGCGCATAGAGCCGAGATTGCGGCCATCGCCGCCAATCCGGCGCCGCCGACCTTCGAGAACACGGTCGGCGCCTTCGAGCGTTCCGGCAAATTGCTTGGCCGCTTGTCGGCGATCTTCTTCAATCTCGCCGGTGCCGACACCAGCGAGGCGATCGAGACGATCGAGCGCGAGGTCGCGCCGCGCTTTGCCGCGCATGACGCCGAAATCCATCTCAACGACGCGCTTTTCGCCCGTTTCGATACGCTCTGGCGTGCGCGTGAAACTCTCGGCCTCGGTGCCGAGGAACTGCGCGCGCTGGAGCGTCATCACATCACCTTCCGCCGCGCCGGCGCCGGCCAGCCGCCGCAAGTGAAGGCGCGGCTCGCCGCGATCGGTGAAAGGCTCGCCGCGCTCGGCACGCAATTCTCTCAGAATGTGCTCGCGGACGAGAACGCTTTCGCCTTGATTCTTGATGAAGCCGATCTCGCCGGCCTGCCGGATTGGCAGCGCGCCGCGGCCGCGGCGGCCGCGACCGAACGCGGGCATGAAGGCAAATTCGCCATCACTCTGGCACGCTCGTCGGTCGAGCCCTTCCTGCAAACCGCGCAGCGGCGCGATTTGCGCGAGAAAATCTTCCGCGCCTGGCTTGCGCGCGGCGAAAACGCGGGCGCGAGCGACAATCGCGCCATTGCCGCCGAGATGGTGAAGCTGCGTCAGGAGAAAGCGCGGCTTCTGGGCTATGGGAGTTTCGCCGAATTCCGCCTCGCCGATCAGATGGCCAAGAGCCCGGCCGCGGCGCAAAACCTGCTCGATGAAGTCTGGACGCGCGGCCGCGCCCGGGCCTTGCGCGAGCAGTCGGTATTGCAAGAGCTTGTCGCGGTCGAGGGCGGCAATTTCACGCTTCAGCCGTGGGACTGGCGCTATTATGCCGAGAAGCGCCGCAAGGCCGAGTTCGATCTCGATGAGGCGGCGTTCAAGCCCTATCTGCCGCTCGAACAGATGATCGAAGCCGCGTTCTACACCGCCGGGCAGCTTTTCGGCCTCACGTTCGAGGAGCGCGAGGATATCGCGCTTTATCATCCCGATGCGCGCGCCTGGGCCGTGCGCGACAGGGAGGGCCGTGCCATCGGCCTTTTCATCGGCGATTATTTCGCCCGCGCCTCGAAGCATGGCGGCGCCTGGATGGGGGCTTACCGCGATCAGGAGAGGCTCGATGGCGAAATCCTGCCGATCATCGTCAACGTGCTGAATTTCGTGAAGCCAGCGCCGGGCGAGGCCTGCCTTCTGAGCTTCGACGACGCACGCACGCTTTTCCACGAATTCGGCCATGCGCTGCACGGGCTCTTATCGGACGTCACCTTTCCCTCGCTCGCCGGCACCAATGTCGCATCGGATTTCGTCGAATTCCCCTCGCAGCTTTACGAACATTGGTTCGAGCAGCGCGAAATCCTGCGCCGCTTCGCGCGCCATCATCAGACCGGCGTGCCGATGCCGGAGGATTTGATCGACAAGGTCATCGCCGCGCGTCAGTTCAATCAGGGCTTCCAGACGGTCGAATATACCGCTTCGGCGCTGGTCGACCTCGCCTTGCACAGCACGCCGGCGTCGGACGATCTCGACATTGTCGCTTTCGAGCGCGACACGCTCGCGCGGCTGGGGATGCCGGAGGCCGTCGCCATGCGTCACCGGCTGCCGCATTTCACCCATGTCTTCGCCGGCGACGGTTATTCCTCCGGCTATTATTCTTATCTCTGGTCGGAAGTGCTGGATGCCGACGGCTTCGCCGCTTTCACCGAGGCGGGCGATATTTTCGCGCCGGAGGTCGCCGCCCGGCTGAAGCAGCATGTCTATGCCGCCGGCAATCGCGCCGATCCCGAGGCGGCTTACGCGGCCTTCCGCGGCCGGGCGGCCTCGCCCGAACCCTTGCTGAAGAAGCGCGGATTGGCGGAAGTCTAA
- the mutT gene encoding 8-oxo-dGTP diphosphatase MutT, whose product MKLLLVVAAALVDADGRVLIAQRPEGKQLAGLWEFPGGKLNEGERPEIALIRELKEELGIDVAETCLAPLTFASHAYPEFHLLMPLYICRRWHGQVASRENQALKWVRPHNLRDYPMPPADAPLIPALIDLLG is encoded by the coding sequence ATGAAGCTCCTGCTCGTCGTCGCCGCGGCGCTCGTCGATGCGGATGGCCGCGTGCTGATCGCCCAGCGCCCCGAGGGCAAGCAACTGGCCGGCCTGTGGGAATTTCCCGGCGGCAAGCTGAACGAGGGCGAGCGGCCGGAGATCGCGCTGATCCGCGAGCTGAAAGAGGAACTCGGCATCGACGTTGCGGAGACCTGCCTCGCGCCGCTGACCTTCGCGAGCCACGCCTATCCCGAGTTTCATCTGTTGATGCCGCTCTATATTTGCCGGCGCTGGCACGGCCAGGTCGCATCGCGGGAAAATCAGGCGCTCAAATGGGTGCGCCCGCACAATCTGCGCGATTATCCAATGCCGCCCGCGGACGCGCCGCTCATTCCCGCGCTCATCGATCTTCTCGGCTAG
- a CDS encoding outer membrane protein has product MSKSLVAIVFISAISGSALAADLPNTKEAPVFTPAPVLSWTGFYAGLNAGYVAADVDVRDVNGGVTPGPFSYHPDGGFGGGQLGYNYQFNQFVVGIEGDVGYIGLQGKGIIGSAAADHHQDLTLDSGVYGDITGRVGYAFGPALIYAKGGYAWFGGSAEQTTTNPGYVTTGTSTFSGWTAGGGVEYLITQNISVKAEYLHFDFGSKGGYQTNVGDDSSPIGYEFWNETSLRFDTVKVGLNYRFW; this is encoded by the coding sequence ATGAGTAAATCACTGGTTGCAATTGTATTTATTTCAGCCATTTCAGGGTCTGCGCTGGCTGCAGATCTGCCGAACACGAAGGAAGCGCCTGTCTTTACGCCGGCGCCGGTGTTGAGCTGGACGGGATTTTATGCCGGTTTGAACGCTGGCTATGTCGCCGCTGATGTTGATGTCCGTGACGTCAATGGCGGCGTGACGCCCGGGCCGTTTTCCTATCATCCCGATGGCGGCTTTGGCGGCGGTCAGCTTGGCTACAATTATCAGTTCAACCAGTTCGTCGTCGGTATCGAAGGCGATGTCGGGTATATCGGCCTGCAGGGCAAGGGCATCATCGGATCAGCTGCGGCTGATCACCATCAGGATCTAACGCTGGACAGCGGCGTCTATGGCGATATTACCGGACGCGTCGGTTATGCCTTCGGGCCGGCCCTGATCTACGCCAAGGGCGGTTATGCGTGGTTTGGTGGCTCGGCTGAGCAAACCACGACAAATCCCGGCTATGTGACGACCGGGACGAGCACGTTCAGCGGCTGGACTGCGGGCGGCGGCGTCGAATATCTGATCACCCAAAACATCAGTGTGAAAGCCGAATATTTGCACTTCGATTTCGGCTCGAAGGGCGGCTATCAAACCAATGTCGGCGACGATTCATCGCCGATCGGCTACGAGTTCTGGAACGAAACCAGCCTGAGATTCGATACGGTGAAGGTGGGCCTGAACTACCGCTTCTGGTAG
- a CDS encoding ABC transporter ATP-binding protein → MSPAGDPKQLEVLVKRKAFRTANGDVREILHDFSLTLEAGKIHALVGPSGFGKTTLLRIIIGLDRDFEGSVTLPPGTKIGMVFQEPRLLPWRTVLDNLKLAAPEASETALASLAKDLGLDDHLRNFPGELSLGQARRVALARALAIEPNLLVLDEPFVSLDAALARRLASELAALVERTGVTTLLVTHDIDEAIRLADHIILLGHRPAEIVGNIDVSLPRRAMTADYAAKTKALIGAILAENAV, encoded by the coding sequence ATGTCTCCCGCTGGCGATCCAAAGCAGCTTGAGGTCCTTGTCAAGCGCAAGGCCTTCCGCACCGCCAACGGCGACGTGCGCGAGATTTTGCACGACTTTTCGCTGACGCTCGAAGCGGGCAAGATTCACGCGCTTGTCGGCCCCTCGGGCTTCGGCAAGACGACGCTGCTGCGCATTATCATCGGCCTCGACCGCGATTTTGAGGGCAGCGTCACGCTGCCGCCGGGGACGAAGATCGGCATGGTCTTCCAGGAGCCGCGGTTGCTCCCCTGGCGCACCGTGCTCGACAATCTGAAGCTCGCCGCGCCGGAGGCGAGCGAAACCGCGCTCGCCAGCTTGGCGAAGGATCTTGGCCTCGACGATCATCTGCGTAATTTTCCGGGCGAACTCTCGCTCGGTCAGGCGCGCCGTGTCGCGCTGGCGCGGGCGCTGGCGATCGAACCCAATCTGCTGGTTCTGGACGAGCCTTTCGTTTCGCTCGATGCGGCGCTCGCCCGCCGCCTCGCCAGCGAGCTTGCCGCGCTCGTCGAGCGCACCGGGGTCACGACGCTGCTCGTCACCCATGACATCGACGAAGCGATCCGGCTCGCCGATCACATCATCCTGCTCGGCCATCGGCCGGCCGAAATTGTCGGTAATATCGACGTCAGCTTGCCGCGCCGGGCGATGACCGCCGACTACGCGGCAAAGACCAAGGCGCTGATTGGCGCTATTCTGGCGGAGAACGCGGTTTGA
- a CDS encoding L,D-transpeptidase, whose product MRKFIGLLFLMSGVFAVSPAMAKVVIDIDLSAQTMHVEGSGGTYDWPISSARDGYATPNGTFVPQSLQTMHYSKKYYHSPMPHSIFFAGGYAIHGTYETGWLGHPASHGCVRISPENAAVLFDMVKEEGAIIHITGQPPETHYAVRHHHRASVYAGRGWGQPAQYGYSSWGGYAPQGPAWGASPYGGY is encoded by the coding sequence ATGCGTAAATTTATCGGGCTCCTGTTTCTGATGAGCGGCGTTTTTGCGGTTTCGCCCGCGATGGCCAAAGTCGTGATCGATATCGATCTCAGCGCCCAGACCATGCACGTGGAAGGTTCAGGGGGCACCTACGACTGGCCGATTTCCTCCGCCCGCGACGGTTATGCGACGCCGAATGGCACGTTCGTCCCGCAAAGCCTGCAGACGATGCATTATTCCAAGAAATATTATCATTCGCCCATGCCGCATTCGATCTTCTTCGCCGGCGGCTATGCCATCCACGGAACTTATGAGACCGGCTGGCTTGGCCACCCGGCTTCGCATGGCTGCGTGCGCATCTCGCCGGAGAATGCGGCGGTGCTCTTCGACATGGTCAAGGAAGAAGGCGCCATCATCCATATCACTGGCCAACCGCCGGAAACCCATTATGCCGTGCGGCACCACCACCGCGCCTCGGTCTATGCCGGCCGCGGCTGGGGACAGCCCGCCCAATATGGCTACAGCTCCTGGGGGGGCTACGCGCCGCAAGGACCCGCCTGGGGTGCCAGCCCCTACGGCGGCTACTAG
- the hemC gene encoding hydroxymethylbilane synthase has translation MPAQLRIGTRGSPLALAQAEHVKQRLAAAHGAQAPELDIVVIKTSGDLIQDRALAEAGGKGLFTKELDSALERGDIDLAVHSAKDLPTFLPQGLEISGYLPREDVRDAWISEKADDPRALPPGSVVGTASLRRSAMLLRLRPDLAISLLRGNVETRLAKLARGEIDATILAIAGLKRLGLADRATRLLDAADFIPAVGQGAIAITARRDDAPVTAALRPILDSATGVALACERALLQVLDGSCRTPIGGHAWLAGDALHLRAIILRPDGSESFATEISGPHADAINLGEKAARELLVRAPPGFLAG, from the coding sequence TTGCCGGCGCAATTGAGAATCGGCACCCGCGGCAGCCCTCTGGCGCTGGCGCAGGCCGAACACGTGAAGCAAAGGCTCGCGGCCGCCCATGGCGCTCAGGCGCCGGAGCTGGATATCGTCGTCATCAAGACGAGCGGCGATCTCATCCAGGATCGCGCCCTCGCCGAGGCGGGCGGCAAAGGACTTTTCACCAAGGAACTCGATAGCGCGCTGGAGCGCGGCGACATCGATCTCGCCGTCCACTCCGCCAAGGATCTGCCGACCTTCCTGCCGCAAGGGCTCGAAATTTCCGGCTATCTGCCGCGCGAGGATGTGCGCGATGCCTGGATATCGGAGAAGGCGGACGATCCCCGCGCGTTGCCGCCCGGCAGTGTCGTCGGCACGGCGTCCCTGCGCCGCAGCGCCATGCTGCTGCGGCTGCGGCCGGACCTCGCCATCTCGCTCCTGCGCGGCAATGTCGAAACGCGCCTCGCCAAACTCGCGCGCGGCGAGATCGACGCGACGATCCTCGCCATCGCGGGGCTGAAGCGGCTCGGGCTGGCCGATCGGGCGACGCGCCTGCTCGACGCCGCCGATTTCATCCCGGCCGTCGGCCAGGGCGCGATCGCCATCACTGCGCGTCGGGACGATGCGCCGGTCACGGCAGCGTTGCGCCCCATTCTCGATTCCGCGACGGGCGTCGCTCTGGCCTGTGAACGCGCTTTACTGCAAGTGCTCGACGGCTCCTGCCGCACCCCAATTGGCGGTCACGCCTGGCTCGCCGGCGATGCGCTTCATCTGCGCGCCATCATCCTGCGGCCGGACGGTTCGGAATCTTTTGCGACCGAGATCAGCGGGCCGCACGCCGATGCCATCAACCTCGGCGAAAAGGCGGCGCGCGAACTCCTCGTGCGGGCGCCGCCCGGCTTTCTGGCGGGGTGA
- a CDS encoding ABC transporter ATP-binding protein — protein sequence MPKSQAPLPQAAAAPAALEVAGVTHFYGKRKALDNVSFTVAPGSFTVLLGLNGAGKSTLFSLVTRLYVTRTGAIKIFGYDVVRQSSQALRRLGVVFQARTLDLELTVTQNLIYHAALHGIGPFEAKRRIADVLARAGLADRAKEKVRNLSGGYIRRVEIARAFLHHPELLLLDEPTVGLDIKARADIIAQVRSLVADAGLGVLWTTHLIDEIAPTDSVVVLHHGKVLEKGLATDILARTGTSDMRAAFVKITGADLSHGDAP from the coding sequence ATGCCAAAGTCGCAAGCGCCGCTGCCGCAGGCGGCTGCCGCCCCGGCCGCGCTTGAGGTCGCTGGCGTCACGCATTTTTACGGCAAGCGTAAAGCGCTCGACAACGTCTCCTTCACGGTAGCGCCGGGCAGTTTCACCGTCCTGCTCGGGCTTAATGGCGCCGGCAAGAGCACGCTGTTTTCGCTGGTCACACGGCTCTACGTGACGCGCACCGGCGCGATCAAGATTTTCGGCTATGATGTCGTGCGGCAAAGCAGCCAGGCGCTGCGCCGGCTCGGCGTGGTCTTCCAGGCCCGCACGCTCGATCTCGAACTGACCGTCACGCAAAATCTCATCTATCACGCCGCGTTGCACGGCATCGGCCCGTTCGAGGCCAAGCGCCGCATCGCTGATGTGCTCGCCCGCGCCGGGCTGGCCGACCGCGCCAAGGAAAAGGTGCGCAATCTGTCCGGCGGCTATATCCGCCGTGTCGAGATCGCCCGCGCCTTTCTGCATCATCCGGAATTGCTGCTGCTCGACGAGCCGACCGTCGGCCTCGACATCAAGGCCCGCGCCGACATCATCGCGCAAGTGCGCAGCCTTGTCGCGGACGCGGGCCTCGGCGTGCTCTGGACGACGCATCTCATCGACGAGATCGCGCCGACCGATTCGGTCGTTGTCCTGCATCACGGCAAGGTGTTGGAAAAGGGTCTTGCCACCGACATCCTGGCGCGCACCGGCACGTCCGACATGCGCGCCGCCTTCGTGAAAATCACCGGCGCCGACCTCAGCCACGGAGATGCGCCGTGA
- a CDS encoding ABC transporter permease, protein MLRLLSLLILIALWQAASMVADSRLLPAPLTVLAVIGHEAHSHALYFNMATTLARVAVAFTLAMVFGTVFGVLMGRSPTIDRLGDPWLVILLNLPALVVIVLAYIWLGLTEVAAVFAVALNKLPNTTATIREGARALDPGLEEMATVFAMPWQTRVRHVLLPQLAPYIAAATRSGLSLVWKIVLVVELLGRSNGVGFEIGSAFQLFDVALLLAYALPFVGIMLAIETFLVQPFERHVSRWRSKAA, encoded by the coding sequence CTGCTGCGATTGCTCTCGCTTCTCATTCTGATCGCGCTTTGGCAGGCCGCCTCGATGGTGGCCGACAGCCGCCTCTTGCCGGCGCCGCTCACAGTGCTCGCCGTGATCGGTCATGAAGCACATTCGCACGCGCTTTATTTCAACATGGCGACCACATTGGCACGTGTCGCTGTCGCCTTCACACTGGCGATGGTGTTCGGCACGGTCTTCGGCGTCTTGATGGGGCGCAGCCCGACGATCGACCGGCTCGGCGATCCCTGGCTCGTTATTCTCCTGAACCTGCCGGCGCTCGTCGTCATTGTTCTCGCCTATATCTGGCTGGGGCTGACGGAGGTCGCCGCCGTGTTTGCGGTCGCGCTCAACAAATTGCCAAATACCACGGCGACGATCCGCGAGGGCGCCCGCGCGCTCGATCCGGGTCTTGAGGAAATGGCCACCGTCTTCGCCATGCCCTGGCAAACCCGCGTCAGGCATGTCCTGCTGCCGCAGCTCGCGCCCTATATCGCCGCGGCGACGCGCTCGGGCCTCTCTCTCGTCTGGAAGATCGTGCTTGTCGTCGAACTCCTGGGCCGTTCCAACGGTGTCGGATTCGAGATCGGCAGCGCCTTCCAGCTCTTCGACGTAGCGCTGCTCCTGGCCTATGCGCTGCCTTTCGTCGGCATCATGCTGGCGATCGAAACCTTTCTTGTGCAACCCTTCGAGCGTCATGTCTCCCGCTGGCGATCCAAAGCAGCTTGA
- a CDS encoding ABC transporter permease — MGGIIWREALRFVHQRGRFVSALVRPLVWLFIFAAGFRSVLGVSIIPPYQTYILYDAYITPGLMAMIQLFNGMQSSLSMVYDRETGNMRTLLVSPFPRWYLLTSKLLAGTAVSILQVYAYLLIAYFWGIEPDSLWGYVTVLPALLLSGLMLGALGMALSSLVRQLENFAGVMNFVIFPMFFASSALYPLWKVQEGSPWLATVCQLNPFTYAVELIRFALYLQVDWTSLAVVSGCLVVFLGAAIFAYDPARGMLIRRGGAAE; from the coding sequence ATGGGCGGCATCATTTGGCGCGAGGCTTTGCGCTTCGTCCATCAGCGCGGCCGGTTCGTTTCCGCGCTCGTGCGCCCGCTCGTCTGGCTTTTCATTTTCGCCGCCGGCTTCCGCTCGGTGCTCGGCGTGTCGATCATTCCGCCGTACCAGACCTACATTCTCTATGATGCCTATATCACGCCCGGTCTGATGGCGATGATCCAGCTCTTCAACGGCATGCAGTCCTCGCTGTCGATGGTCTACGATCGCGAGACCGGCAATATGCGCACGCTGCTGGTGAGCCCCTTTCCGCGCTGGTATCTGCTGACCTCGAAGCTGCTGGCGGGCACGGCGGTGTCGATCCTTCAGGTCTATGCCTATCTGCTCATCGCCTATTTCTGGGGCATCGAGCCGGATTCGCTGTGGGGCTATGTTACCGTGCTGCCGGCGCTGCTGCTCTCCGGGCTCATGCTCGGCGCGCTCGGCATGGCGCTGTCCTCACTCGTGCGGCAGTTGGAGAATTTTGCGGGAGTGATGAACTTCGTCATCTTCCCGATGTTCTTCGCCTCAAGCGCGCTCTACCCGCTCTGGAAAGTGCAGGAAGGCTCGCCCTGGCTTGCCACGGTCTGCCAGCTCAATCCCTTTACCTATGCGGTGGAGCTGATCCGCTTCGCCCTGTATCTGCAGGTCGATTGGACTTCGCTCGCGGTTGTCTCGGGCTGCCTCGTCGTTTTCCTGGGCGCGGCGATCTTCGCTTACGATCCGGCGCGCGGCATGTTGATCCGCCGCGGCGGAGCCGCCGAATGA
- a CDS encoding HAD family hydrolase — MSLIIFDCDGVLVDSEVIAFDVLRQMLTELGRPMTLAECRRRFMGRRTGDVLTEIEKDLGHPIPPDTGARMKAMLFARLRLELQPVADVKEAIAHLARPICVASSSPPDRIALSLEVTGLAPLFGTHVFSAEQVAAGKPAPDLFLFAAKSLGIMPQDTIVIEDSPAGVTAARRAGMGIIGFAGASHADSALIAALREAGAESIVTDMADLPAAIDRLRTARPAA; from the coding sequence TTGAGCCTCATCATTTTTGATTGCGACGGCGTGCTCGTCGATTCCGAGGTCATCGCCTTCGATGTTCTGAGGCAGATGCTGACGGAGCTGGGGCGGCCGATGACCTTGGCCGAATGCCGCCGCCGCTTCATGGGACGCCGCACGGGCGACGTGCTCACCGAGATCGAAAAGGATCTGGGCCATCCCATCCCGCCTGATACCGGCGCGCGGATGAAGGCGATGCTCTTCGCGCGGCTGCGGCTGGAGTTGCAACCTGTCGCGGACGTCAAGGAGGCAATCGCCCATCTCGCGCGGCCGATCTGCGTCGCTTCCTCCTCGCCGCCGGATCGCATCGCTTTATCTCTCGAGGTCACGGGCCTCGCGCCCTTGTTCGGCACGCATGTCTTCAGCGCCGAGCAGGTCGCTGCGGGCAAGCCCGCGCCCGATCTTTTCCTCTTTGCCGCCAAATCCCTGGGTATCATGCCGCAAGACACCATCGTCATCGAGGATTCGCCGGCGGGCGTGACGGCGGCGCGCCGCGCGGGCATGGGGATCATCGGTTTTGCCGGGGCGAGCCATGCCGACAGCGCGCTTATCGCCGCGCTGCGCGAAGCCGGCGCCGAAAGCATCGTGACGGATATGGCGGACCTGCCGGCGGCGATCGACCGGCTACGCACCGCGCGGCCGGCGGCATGA